In Clostridium sp. DL-VIII, the following proteins share a genomic window:
- a CDS encoding L,D-transpeptidase family protein → MKNINIKKPLKNYHTGKIIILISSMVLIYLLISLYFVNHYFFNTVINGVNVSLKAHEDVSDIIKNYIENYKLQLIERDGETEEILGQDIGLQYNEKNDLSKINKLQSSYKWISSLLKEQDYYEDDLFFYNKDNLENKINQLNCLNKEIIEPQNVSFKYSSGLYEVVKEVYGNKIYKDKLNEVIKMSISQGKTKLNLDENLCYENPKYTTTSNKTMEAINLLNKYTSTKITYIFGNKSEVLDGSIINGWLGVDDNLDVEINEKAVNEYLKNLSKKYDTVGITRKFKASINKIVEVKGGFYGWKINCVSETKSLLENIKHGDILQKEPIYTQKALYRDEDDIGKTYVEINLTRQHLWFYKEGKLITQGDIVTGNPNRGNPTKLGVYMLNYKEKGSTLNGENYETKVSYWMPFNGNIGIHDASWRYSFGGDIYKINGSHGCVNAPLYLAKKVFENIEAGTPIICYEE, encoded by the coding sequence ATGAAGAATATTAATATAAAAAAGCCTTTAAAAAACTATCATACAGGAAAAATTATTATTCTGATATCTTCAATGGTACTAATTTATTTACTTATTTCATTATATTTTGTTAATCATTACTTTTTTAATACAGTAATAAATGGAGTAAATGTATCATTAAAAGCACATGAGGATGTAAGTGATATAATTAAAAATTACATTGAAAATTATAAGTTACAGTTAATAGAAAGAGATGGAGAAACAGAAGAAATATTAGGACAAGATATAGGATTACAATATAATGAAAAAAATGATCTTTCTAAAATCAATAAACTTCAAAGTTCATATAAATGGATAAGCTCATTATTAAAGGAACAAGATTATTATGAAGATGATTTATTTTTTTATAATAAAGATAATCTGGAAAATAAAATAAATCAATTAAATTGTTTGAATAAGGAGATTATAGAACCACAAAATGTGAGCTTTAAATACTCAAGTGGTTTATATGAAGTAGTTAAAGAGGTATATGGGAACAAAATATATAAGGACAAGCTAAATGAGGTTATAAAAATGAGTATATCGCAAGGAAAAACAAAATTAAATTTAGATGAGAATCTTTGTTATGAAAATCCTAAATACACTACTACTTCTAATAAGACTATGGAAGCTATTAATTTGCTAAACAAGTATACATCGACAAAGATAACCTATATATTTGGAAATAAGAGTGAAGTTCTGGATGGAAGTATAATAAATGGGTGGCTTGGCGTTGATGATAACTTAGATGTAGAAATAAACGAAAAAGCAGTTAATGAATACTTGAAAAACTTAAGCAAAAAATATGACACAGTTGGTATAACAAGAAAGTTTAAAGCGTCTATAAATAAAATAGTAGAAGTTAAGGGTGGATTTTATGGTTGGAAAATTAATTGTGTCTCTGAAACAAAATCACTATTAGAAAACATAAAACATGGGGATATACTTCAAAAAGAACCGATATATACTCAAAAGGCTTTATATAGAGATGAAGATGATATAGGAAAAACTTATGTAGAAATTAATCTGACAAGGCAGCATTTATGGTTTTATAAGGAAGGGAAGCTTATAACTCAAGGTGACATAGTAACAGGTAACCCTAATAGAGGAAATCCTACTAAGCTTGGAGTTTATATGCTTAATTACAAAGAAAAAGGATCAACATTAAATGGAGAAAATTATGAAACAAAAGTAAGCTATTGGATGCCGTTTAACGGAAATATAGGTATACATGATGCAAGTTGGAGATATTCTTTTGGTGGAGATATATATAAGATCAATGGATCTCATGGATGTGTAAATGCTCCACTATATTTAGCCAAGAAAGTTTTTGAGAATATAGAAGCTGGAACTCCTATTATTTGTTATGAAGAATAG
- a CDS encoding aldehyde dehydrogenase family protein: MNKDTTISETENLKFKTNIKNADLKNYENSTSYSGVFEDVEVAINKAITAQKEFSLYYTKEQREKILTEIRKATLKNKKILAKMILDETHMGRYEDKILKHELVAKYTPGIEDLTTTAWSGDNGLTVVEMAPYGVIGAITPSTNPTETVICNSIGMIAAGNAVVFNGHPSAKKCVAFAVDMINKAIVSCGGPKNLITAVKNPTMESLDAIIKHPEIKLLCGTGGPGMVKTLLNSGKKAIGAGAGNPPVIVDDTADIEKAGKNIIEGCSFDNNLPCIAEKEVFVFDNVADNLIDNMLKNNAVIINKDKITKLLNLILQKNNETQEYNINKKWVGKDAKLFLNEIDVEAPSSVRCIICEVEPDHPFVMTELMMPILPIVRVKNIDDAIQYAKIAEQSRKHSAYIYSKNIDNLNRFEKEIDTTIFVKNAKSFAGVGYNAEGFTTFTIAGCTGEGITSARNFTRQRRCVLAG; the protein is encoded by the coding sequence ATGAACAAAGACACAACAATATCAGAAACTGAAAATTTAAAATTTAAAACAAACATTAAAAATGCCGATTTAAAAAACTACGAAAATAGCACTTCATATTCTGGAGTTTTCGAAGATGTTGAAGTTGCTATTAATAAAGCTATAACTGCACAAAAGGAATTTTCTCTTTATTATACAAAGGAACAAAGAGAAAAAATATTAACTGAAATAAGGAAGGCAACATTAAAAAACAAAAAAATTTTAGCTAAAATGATTTTAGACGAAACACATATGGGAAGATATGAAGATAAGATATTAAAACATGAATTAGTGGCTAAATATACTCCTGGTATAGAAGATTTAACTACTACAGCCTGGTCAGGAGATAATGGACTTACAGTAGTTGAAATGGCTCCGTATGGTGTTATAGGCGCAATAACCCCTTCTACTAATCCAACTGAAACTGTTATCTGCAACAGCATAGGAATGATAGCTGCTGGAAACGCTGTAGTTTTTAATGGACATCCCAGTGCAAAAAAATGTGTTGCTTTTGCTGTCGATATGATAAATAAAGCTATTGTTTCATGTGGAGGTCCTAAGAATCTAATAACAGCTGTAAAAAATCCAACCATGGAATCCTTAGATGCAATTATAAAACACCCAGAAATAAAACTTTTATGCGGAACTGGCGGTCCTGGAATGGTAAAAACTCTCTTAAATTCTGGTAAAAAAGCTATAGGGGCTGGTGCTGGAAATCCTCCAGTTATTGTAGATGATACTGCTGACATTGAAAAAGCCGGAAAAAATATCATTGAAGGCTGCTCTTTTGATAATAACTTACCTTGTATTGCTGAAAAAGAAGTATTTGTTTTTGACAATGTTGCAGATAATTTAATAGATAATATGTTAAAAAATAATGCTGTAATTATAAATAAAGATAAAATAACAAAACTATTGAATTTAATATTACAGAAAAATAATGAAACTCAAGAATATAACATAAATAAAAAATGGGTTGGAAAAGATGCAAAATTATTCTTAAATGAGATAGATGTTGAAGCTCCTTCAAGTGTTAGATGTATAATCTGCGAAGTAGAGCCAGATCATCCTTTTGTAATGACAGAACTTATGATGCCAATACTACCCATCGTGAGAGTCAAAAATATAGATGATGCTATACAATATGCAAAAATAGCAGAACAAAGCAGAAAACATAGTGCCTATATTTATTCCAAAAACATAGATAACTTAAATAGATTTGAGAAAGAAATAGACACTACTATCTTTGTAAAAAATGCAAAATCCTTTGCTGGAGTAGGTTATAATGCTGAAGGATTTACAACTTTCACTATTGCCGGCTGTACTGGTGAAGGTATAACCTCTGCAAGAAACTTCACACGTCAAAGAAGATGTGTGTTAGCCGGTTAA
- a CDS encoding 3-oxoacid CoA-transferase subunit A, with product MSKITKLINLKNLFKDGMTIMVGGFLNCGTPENIIDFLVNLNIKNLTVICNDTAFPDKGIGKLIVNGQVSKVIASHIGTNPETGKKMTSGELEVELSPQGTLIERIRAGGSGLGGVLTPTGVDTIVEKGKQKVNVNGKKYLLELPLSADISLIKGSIVDEFGNTFYRAAAKNFNPYMAMAGNTVIVEADKLVKADELNKENIMTPGILVDYIVKEVV from the coding sequence ATGAGCAAAATAACTAAATTAATAAATTTAAAGAACTTATTTAAAGATGGCATGACAATTATGGTTGGCGGCTTCTTAAATTGCGGAACACCAGAAAATATTATAGATTTTCTAGTTAACTTAAACATTAAAAATCTAACTGTTATATGCAACGATACAGCTTTTCCAGATAAGGGTATTGGTAAACTTATTGTAAATGGTCAGGTCTCTAAAGTAATTGCTTCCCATATTGGAACAAATCCTGAAACCGGAAAAAAAATGACTTCTGGTGAACTCGAAGTTGAGCTTTCTCCTCAGGGAACTTTAATAGAAAGAATTCGTGCAGGTGGTTCTGGCCTTGGAGGTGTATTAACGCCAACTGGGGTAGACACTATTGTAGAAAAAGGTAAGCAGAAAGTTAATGTTAACGGCAAAAAATATTTGCTAGAACTTCCATTATCAGCTGATATCTCATTAATAAAAGGTAGTATAGTAGATGAATTTGGAAACACCTTCTATAGAGCCGCTGCAAAAAACTTCAATCCATACATGGCAATGGCTGGTAATACAGTTATAGTAGAAGCTGATAAGTTAGTAAAAGCTGATGAACTAAACAAAGAGAATATAATGACTCCAGGTATATTAGTAGATTATATAGTAAAAGAGGTGGTTTAA
- a CDS encoding 3-oxoacid CoA-transferase subunit B, whose protein sequence is MIDNKILAKEIIAKRVAKELKAGQLVNLGIGLPTLVANYIPKEMNIAFESENGMVGMGELAASGEYDPDIINAGGQYVTLLPQGAFFDSSMSFSLIRGGHVDVAVLGALEVDEKGNLANWIVPSKIVPGMGGAMDLAIGARKVIVAMQHTGKGKPKIVKKCTLPLTAKAQVDLIITELCVIKVTRDGLILREIHKDTTVDEIKSLTDANLIIPNNIEIMDI, encoded by the coding sequence ATGATTGACAATAAAATTTTAGCTAAAGAGATAATCGCCAAAAGAGTTGCTAAGGAATTAAAAGCTGGGCAACTTGTTAATCTTGGAATAGGACTTCCAACTTTAGTTGCTAATTATATACCCAAGGAAATGAATATCGCTTTTGAATCCGAAAATGGCATGGTTGGCATGGGAGAATTAGCAGCTTCAGGTGAATATGATCCTGATATAATAAATGCCGGTGGCCAATATGTAACTCTTCTGCCTCAAGGTGCTTTTTTTGATAGCTCAATGTCTTTCTCATTAATTAGAGGTGGGCATGTAGATGTTGCTGTTCTAGGTGCTTTAGAAGTTGATGAGAAAGGAAATTTAGCCAACTGGATTGTCCCAAGTAAAATTGTACCAGGCATGGGTGGGGCTATGGATTTAGCAATAGGAGCACGAAAAGTAATAGTAGCAATGCAGCATACTGGTAAAGGCAAACCCAAGATTGTAAAAAAATGCACTCTTCCACTTACTGCAAAAGCTCAAGTAGATTTAATAATTACAGAATTATGCGTAATTAAAGTAACACGTGACGGATTAATTTTAAGAGAAATTCACAAAGATACGACTGTTGATGAAATAAAGTCTTTAACAGATGCAAATTTAATTATCCCAAATAACATAGAAATTATGGACATATAG
- a CDS encoding acetoacetate decarboxylase — MLENEVIKQITTPISAPAFPRGPYKFHNREYLNIIYRTDLEALRKIVPEPLELDGPYVRFEMMAMPDTTGLGSYTECGQAIPVTFNGVSGDYLHMMYLDNEPAIAVGRESSAYPKKLGNPKLFVDSDTLVGTLKYGTLPVATATMGYKHEPLDLKEAYSQISRPNFMLKVIQGYDGKPRICELICAENTDITIHGAWTGSARLQLFSHALAPLADLPVLEIISASHILTDLTLGTPKIVYDYLSKNQK; from the coding sequence ATGCTAGAAAATGAAGTAATAAAACAAATTACAACTCCCATATCTGCTCCAGCATTTCCTAGAGGACCATATAAATTTCATAATAGAGAATACTTAAATATCATTTATCGTACTGATTTAGAAGCTCTTAGAAAAATAGTTCCAGAACCACTTGAGTTAGACGGCCCTTATGTGAGATTTGAAATGATGGCTATGCCGGATACAACCGGATTGGGCTCATATACAGAATGTGGTCAGGCTATCCCAGTAACATTCAATGGAGTTAGCGGCGATTACTTGCATATGATGTACCTTGATAATGAGCCAGCTATAGCTGTTGGAAGAGAAAGTAGCGCTTATCCTAAAAAACTTGGAAATCCGAAGTTATTTGTTGATTCAGATACATTGGTTGGGACATTAAAATATGGCACATTGCCAGTTGCCACTGCCACAATGGGATATAAACATGAACCTCTAGATCTTAAAGAAGCTTATTCACAAATTTCAAGACCTAATTTTATGTTAAAAGTTATTCAAGGTTATGATGGTAAGCCAAGAATTTGTGAACTTATATGCGCAGAAAATACTGATATAACAATACATGGTGCATGGACTGGTAGCGCTCGTCTACAATTGTTTAGCCACGCACTAGCTCCTTTAGCTGACTTACCAGTATTAGAAATTATATCTGCATCGCATATACTTACAGATTTAACTCTTGGAACACCTAAAATTGTTTATGATTATCTTTCCAAAAATCAAAAATGA
- a CDS encoding DUF3644 domain-containing protein, with amino-acid sequence MEDIIDNLLNKSKENFMMAIEIYNKPTIHYRVEGFCFFICNSWELMLKAHMIDKLGEVSIYYKNNSSRTLTLKKCISIIFTNEKAPLRLNLEKIIELRNTSTYFITEEYEIIYLPLFQSCIFNFMEKMYEFHNIDMTAITPWSFLMWTMNRNMININEIRAKYTGEIANKLINASTDISSLSSQNNHTFSVKVECFNCITKDKNKGGGITYISNETKNEIKMRQEAEDPNSTHKYNMKSCNKEINKRLKTLGINLKFNKYHFELFCKYYSLKKNPKLCYTYNVNSSPNYSYSLQTIDFIVEEIKKDPKNVIQNLREKIKK; translated from the coding sequence ATGGAAGATATAATAGACAATTTGTTAAATAAATCTAAGGAAAATTTTATGATGGCTATTGAAATATATAATAAGCCTACAATTCACTATAGAGTTGAGGGTTTTTGCTTTTTTATCTGTAATTCATGGGAGTTAATGCTTAAGGCACATATGATTGACAAGCTTGGTGAGGTGAGTATTTACTATAAAAATAATTCCAGTAGAACCTTGACCCTGAAAAAGTGTATTAGCATTATTTTTACTAATGAAAAAGCGCCTTTAAGACTTAACTTGGAAAAGATAATTGAATTAAGAAATACAAGCACATATTTTATTACAGAAGAGTATGAGATTATATATCTACCACTATTTCAATCGTGCATTTTTAATTTTATGGAGAAAATGTATGAGTTTCATAATATAGATATGACAGCAATTACACCGTGGAGTTTTTTGATGTGGACGATGAACAGAAATATGATAAATATTAATGAAATAAGAGCAAAGTATACAGGAGAAATTGCCAATAAATTAATTAATGCTAGTACTGATATCTCAAGTTTATCATCACAAAATAACCATACTTTTTCTGTAAAAGTAGAATGTTTTAACTGCATCACTAAAGATAAAAATAAAGGAGGAGGTATTACTTATATTAGCAATGAAACTAAAAACGAAATTAAAATGAGACAAGAAGCAGAGGATCCTAATAGTACACATAAATACAATATGAAATCCTGTAATAAGGAAATAAATAAAAGGCTTAAAACATTAGGAATAAATTTGAAGTTTAATAAATATCATTTTGAACTATTTTGCAAGTATTATAGTTTGAAGAAAAATCCTAAATTATGTTATACCTATAATGTAAATTCAAGCCCTAATTATAGTTATTCTCTCCAAACTATAGACTTTATTGTAGAGGAAATAAAAAAAGATCCTAAAAATGTTATTCAAAATTTGAGAGAAAAAATAAAAAAATAA
- a CDS encoding MaoC family dehydratase yields the protein MKGLTIKELNIGDKASFQKTITETDVYLYAGITGDLNPAHINHIEAEKTMFKGRIAHGMLTAGLVSAVLGMQLPGPGSIYLGQELKFLAPVKIGDTIKAEVEVIEKIDEKNRIKLSTICTNQNGVEVLKGIATIMPPK from the coding sequence ATGAAAGGTTTGACAATAAAGGAGTTAAATATTGGCGATAAAGCATCTTTTCAAAAGACAATTACAGAAACAGACGTGTATTTATATGCTGGGATAACTGGAGATTTAAATCCAGCGCATATAAACCATATCGAAGCAGAAAAAACAATGTTTAAAGGTAGAATTGCTCACGGTATGTTAACGGCTGGTCTAGTATCCGCAGTATTAGGTATGCAGCTTCCAGGGCCAGGTTCTATTTATCTTGGACAAGAACTAAAGTTTTTAGCTCCAGTAAAAATAGGAGACACAATTAAAGCAGAAGTAGAAGTAATAGAGAAGATTGATGAAAAGAATAGGATAAAACTAAGTACCATATGCACAAATCAAAATGGTGTTGAAGTACTTAAAGGTATAGCTACTATAATGCCACCAAAATAA
- a CDS encoding GntP family permease, which produces MAVIGILLSLGLLMFMAYRGFSVIVFAPIFAIAAAIFSGMAIMPTYTEIFLPNLGNYVKVYFPFFLLGAVFGKVMEQSGAAKSIAKFIVEKLGKKRAMLSVILAAAILTYGGVSLFVVAFAVYPFAASIFKEADIPKRLVPATIAVGAFTFTMDALPGTPQIQNSIPMKFFNTDLYAAPVFGTLGAIIVLVCGVSYLEWRKREAQANGEGYGENHKQEPVLVEDENLPNPFLSALPLASVLGLTLILQKLVFPKWDIVSWVTKAPYNIPEASVVGSMNNWALMIALVCGIILAVSINPKRMKGNLATAINAGAIGSLLAVMNTASEVGFGNVIKTLPGFQSIAHALTNINSNGSPLLSEAVTVNTLSGVTGSASGGMSIALDTFGKQYLEWANNAGVDPQLLHRVAAMASGGMDTLPHNGAVITLLGIAGLTHKQSYKDIFAITCIKTGTVFLLIILQGILHFV; this is translated from the coding sequence ATGGCAGTTATAGGAATTTTATTAAGTTTAGGACTTTTAATGTTTATGGCCTATAGAGGCTTTTCAGTTATTGTTTTTGCACCTATATTTGCAATAGCTGCAGCTATATTTTCTGGAATGGCAATTATGCCGACTTATACAGAAATCTTTCTACCGAACTTAGGTAACTATGTAAAAGTTTACTTCCCTTTCTTCTTATTAGGTGCTGTATTTGGAAAAGTTATGGAACAATCTGGTGCAGCAAAATCTATTGCAAAATTCATAGTGGAGAAGTTAGGTAAAAAACGTGCTATGTTGTCTGTAATTTTGGCAGCGGCTATACTAACTTATGGCGGGGTAAGTCTTTTCGTTGTAGCATTTGCTGTATATCCTTTTGCAGCATCTATATTCAAAGAAGCAGATATACCAAAGAGACTTGTTCCAGCGACTATAGCTGTTGGTGCTTTCACATTTACTATGGATGCACTTCCAGGAACACCGCAGATTCAAAACTCTATACCAATGAAGTTTTTTAATACAGATCTTTATGCTGCTCCTGTATTTGGAACACTAGGTGCAATTATAGTTTTAGTTTGTGGTGTATCTTATTTAGAATGGCGCAAACGTGAGGCTCAGGCAAATGGAGAAGGATATGGAGAAAATCATAAACAAGAACCAGTGCTTGTTGAAGATGAAAATTTACCAAATCCATTTTTGTCGGCATTACCGCTAGCATCTGTACTTGGACTAACTTTAATTTTACAAAAGTTAGTGTTTCCTAAGTGGGATATTGTATCTTGGGTAACAAAGGCACCTTATAACATTCCAGAAGCAAGTGTTGTAGGCTCAATGAATAACTGGGCACTTATGATTGCACTTGTATGTGGTATTATTCTTGCAGTTTCTATCAATCCAAAACGTATGAAGGGTAATTTAGCAACAGCAATTAATGCGGGTGCAATTGGATCACTTTTAGCTGTTATGAATACAGCATCAGAAGTAGGCTTTGGTAATGTTATAAAAACTTTACCAGGATTCCAATCTATAGCTCACGCTTTAACAAATATTAATTCAAATGGAAGTCCATTACTTTCAGAAGCGGTTACAGTAAATACTCTTTCAGGGGTGACAGGTTCTGCTTCAGGTGGAATGAGTATAGCACTTGATACATTTGGTAAACAATATTTAGAGTGGGCAAATAATGCTGGTGTGGATCCACAATTACTTCACCGTGTTGCCGCTATGGCATCAGGAGGAATGGATACATTGCCTCATAATGGTGCAGTTATTACTTTACTTGGAATTGCAGGCTTAACTCACAAACAATCATATAAAGATATTTTCGCAATTACTTGTATTAAAACGGGAACTGTATTTTTATTAATTATACTACAAGGCATATTACATTTTGTTTAA
- a CDS encoding acyl CoA:acetate/3-ketoacid CoA transferase gives MNKIMSFEQAIDLIKNGDTVAFGGFIGAGHAEGISKKLKEIYLEHGTPNNLTLVYAAGQGDGKEKGLNHLGQEGLISKVIGGHWGLAPKIQKLAIENKIKAYNLPQGVISSLYRDIAAGKPGTVTHVGLKTFVDPRVEGGKLNESTTEDIVKVIEIDDKEYLYYKAFPIDIAVLRATYADEDGNASLQKEAATLDGLAMAQAAKNSGGKVILQVEKIVSRGTLDPKLVKIPGILVDAIVVAEAEDHMQTFSEMFNPAFCGEIKMPANSIKCLPMDERKIIARRCAMELIPNAVTNLGIGMPEGISMVANEEGIGNTIRLTIESGPIGGIPAGGLSFGAAINPDSIIDQSSQFDFYDGGGLDIAFLGLAQCDKEGNINVSKFGPKIAGCGGFINITQNAKKVVFCGTFTAGGLRINITDGKLVIENEGKSKKFIDSVEQITFSGDYAKDVNQPVLYITERAVFSLTRDGITLEEIAPGIDLQKDILDQMNFKPIISSDLKIMDQRIFEDKLMKLK, from the coding sequence ATGAACAAGATAATGTCATTTGAACAGGCAATCGACCTAATTAAAAATGGAGATACTGTTGCATTTGGTGGGTTCATTGGGGCTGGGCATGCTGAGGGAATTTCTAAGAAACTAAAAGAAATTTACCTAGAGCATGGCACTCCAAATAATTTAACGCTTGTTTATGCAGCTGGGCAAGGAGATGGAAAAGAAAAAGGTTTAAACCATCTCGGTCAAGAAGGTCTTATTTCAAAGGTAATAGGAGGACATTGGGGATTGGCTCCTAAGATACAAAAGCTTGCAATTGAAAATAAAATAAAAGCTTATAATCTTCCACAAGGAGTTATATCTAGTCTTTATAGAGATATTGCAGCCGGTAAGCCTGGAACAGTTACTCACGTAGGGCTTAAAACATTTGTGGACCCAAGAGTAGAGGGGGGAAAACTAAATGAGAGCACAACTGAGGATATTGTAAAAGTAATTGAAATAGATGATAAGGAATATCTCTATTACAAGGCATTCCCTATTGATATAGCTGTACTTAGAGCTACTTATGCAGATGAAGATGGAAATGCAAGCCTTCAAAAAGAAGCTGCAACTCTTGATGGTCTTGCAATGGCACAGGCAGCAAAAAATTCTGGGGGAAAAGTTATTCTTCAGGTTGAAAAGATAGTATCTAGAGGAACTTTAGATCCTAAGCTTGTAAAAATTCCTGGAATACTTGTCGATGCAATAGTTGTTGCTGAAGCAGAAGATCATATGCAGACTTTCTCTGAAATGTTTAATCCAGCTTTTTGTGGAGAAATAAAGATGCCTGCAAATTCTATCAAATGCCTGCCAATGGATGAAAGAAAAATAATAGCAAGACGTTGTGCAATGGAGCTTATACCAAATGCAGTCACTAATCTTGGAATAGGCATGCCAGAAGGAATTTCAATGGTAGCAAATGAAGAAGGTATAGGAAATACTATAAGATTAACCATTGAATCAGGTCCTATTGGAGGCATTCCAGCGGGTGGATTGAGTTTTGGAGCAGCTATAAATCCAGATAGTATTATAGATCAATCATCTCAATTTGATTTTTATGATGGCGGTGGATTAGACATAGCATTTTTGGGATTAGCTCAATGTGATAAAGAGGGTAATATAAATGTAAGTAAGTTTGGACCTAAAATAGCAGGCTGTGGAGGATTTATAAATATTACCCAAAATGCTAAGAAGGTTGTATTCTGTGGAACTTTTACAGCAGGAGGACTTAGAATTAATATTACTGACGGTAAATTAGTTATTGAAAATGAAGGAAAGTCAAAGAAATTTATTGATAGTGTTGAACAAATTACATTTAGTGGAGATTATGCTAAAGATGTTAATCAGCCGGTGCTTTATATAACTGAAAGAGCAGTTTTCAGCCTAACAAGAGATGGAATAACTTTGGAGGAAATAGCTCCTGGAATAGACTTACAAAAGGATATTCTTGATCAAATGAATTTTAAACCAATAATTTCAAGTGACTTAAAGATAATGGACCAAAGGATTTTTGAGGATAAGCTCATGAAATTAAAATAA